In bacterium, the genomic window ACAGTTCCGGGGACGGTTCGACTACTACAGCCCTCCATTCGGTCTGTGGGGAACTAACCGGAGGCAGAACCAGACTGACACGCTGATGCGCACCGTGGGAGACCAGATCACTGTCACGGTATCGCTACGCACGGCCAGCCACGCGAACCATCTCTGGCCGTGGACCGACCTGGATAAAAGTACGGCCTCGGAGTGGGGCCAGATCCGGCTCCGTATCGGTTCCCCGCCGACCCCCACTCCCCCCGACTCTCTCTACACATCATGGCTGGAATTCTCGCAGGACATCGGTGCGGATGCCGAACTCAGTGACCCGAACGTGAGCGGCAACGAGCGATTCGATCCGGGCGACGCCTACCAGTGGCAGGGGCCTCCGCTTCCGCCGGGCGGAACGGACGGGATCCGCGATGATCAAGTTCTGTTCGGTCACGATCCGTTCCCAGCAGTTCCCGATTTGGCCGTCCCGCCCGCCACTCGGGCTCCGGTAGGAAGCGGACTGCCCCCCGACTCGCTCCGCGATCTGTACTTTGACCTGGACGGCCATGATAATCTTGAGTTGGATATCCGCGATCACATTTCCGGCCCCGGCTATCCTTCGATTCCGCCCTTTCCATCACACTGCATACACGGTGGCGAGTATCTTTTCATCTCTTTCGATGATGATCTGGCTCCTCACTACACCACCGGAGCCGTCCCGGTCGGCTCCGCGTCACCGTGGACGGCGCTGATCTACGGAAAGAGTTCGACCACCGACGAAGTCATCGGACTGAACGTCTTTCCCTTTGCCCCCGGTGTCGTGTACTTCCAGTATCCGTACCTGACCGAGGGCGGAGTTCACCAGAGTCTGCTGCCCAATCCGGACGGCGGCGAATCCGAAGACGATGACGTGGATGCACTGGACATCTGCGACGACGAGTGCGGATTCTGGTACTTGTCGGTAGATCACGAGGCGACCTACGGCCTCGATCCGGGGGTGATTTACATCGCCCTATCATCGGGTCCTGTGCCGGTCGTTAGTCAAGTGCACCTCGGCACCATAGACGGGACGGACATTGACGCTTTCGAGTTTGTCTGGATCTGGGACGAATCGGCACAGAGAAACGGATTGGCATTGCTCTTCAGCGTGGATGACGACGATCCTTTAACGGCTCAAGACGAATCGGGCGGGCTTGATCCGCGGATGATTTACCTGTCGTTTCTGAACGGGACGTCGGTTGACTATTTGGCATCTCCGCTGACCGATGACGTGGACGCGATCACCGCGTGGGATACGCCGCTCTATACCGACTATCGTCCGCCGCCGATCTGCCCGCCGGCGGACAGTCTGATCATCATCTACGATTATGCTAATTCTGTGGTAACCGTCTCGTTCTACGCACCGCAAGACGGCGAATACGAGATTCGCACCGCCACCGATCCCAGTGCAGAGTATCCGTCTGATTACACTACCGAGGGATCCTTCACCTGTGCCCAGGGGCGGAATTCCTGGGATGACGGTAACACGATCCTCGACTACAAGCGATACGTGGTGGTACATATCTGCCCATAAACGTCGTGAAATCTTGGATCAACTACAACGCGGGCGGCCACTGGCCGCCCGCTTCTATGCTGCTGTGATTCCTTGTCGCTACTTGAGTAGGATCATCTTGCGCGAGGCCACGAAGTCTCCGGCCCGGAGGCGATAGACGTAGATGCCGGCGGCGGCTTGCACTCCCGAACCGGTCTGACCGTTCCATGTCACGGTATGCGAGCCTGCTTGTCGAAGCTCGTCGGCCAGCGTGGCCACCCGCTGACCCATGATGTTGAAGATCGTCAGCTCGACGCGCGCCGCTTCCGGCAGATCGAAACGGATCACAGTGGTGGGATTGAAGGGATTCGGGTAGTTCTGGTAGAGCTTGTATGCGGTGGGTACGGAAACGCGTGGTGCATCGTGTGTGCGGCCGTTCAGCACAGCTTCCATGCGATCCAGAACCGTCAGCAACCGGTCTTCATCGGGCGCAGCGTCCAGACTACCGATCGTATCCCACGGCGCTTGCTTGAGCTCAACCATCAGATCGAGCAGCGCCGCTTTTTGATACTTGTAGTCAGTATCGGCTTCGTTCAGCATCGCGAGAAACTCATTCTGCGCGTCCTCGTACATCTCCATTTCAACCAAACACCAGGCGGCTGAGGCTTTGGCCTCGAACTCGAGTCCGGGGTCTTTGGTCGTGTCGGCCACCTCAAGGAAGTACGTCCGCCGGTCTTCCCATTCCTGTCCGAGTCCGTTTTCGCAAGCCATCATGCGTTCCGGACACAATTTCGCTTCGGGGCTTTCGGGATAGGTCTCCAGGATATACTTGTATCCATCGTAGGCCTCCTGATACAGCATCGTGTTCTCTTCGATCCAAGCCTCGTCGAAGAGAGCTGCTGCGATGGTGGGCATGCAATAACCGAGATTGCCGAGACCACACCGGTCATCTTGAGCGGCGATATCATCGCCATTGTTCTCGTAAGCGGCGGGATACAGGTGAACATCGCACCAGTAGTTATTGGTGACGTCGTGCCAAGTAGGTGTGGCGTCCATGATCTGCCAACCGTCCGGTCCGCAGACCTTGTTCCGGCCGTTGCACAGTTGGAACTGGGCGTTATCGAAATAGATCTGGGCTCGCGGTTGGCTTTCGGGAGGCCGATTGTTGACAAAGGTGTTCTTGCCGGTCTCGTTGGTGGCGGGAGCCATCCTTGTGTGACCACCCAAGGCTGACAATCCCGGTCCGTAGTTGTCGCGGCTGATCACGCAATGCAGGGTCAAGGTCCCGAACGTGTTGCGGATGCCGCCGTAGAAATAGGTGTTGTTGGGAGTGTCACCATTCTCTTCGAATATGGTTCTGTCCAATACACAGGATGAAAATCCATTCAGCCACAAACCCGATCGGGAGGCCAATCGGATCGTGCAATTTGTCAGCGTGACGCGGGAATCGCAGGCCGCCAGCACTCCATAGCCTCCCCCGTTGATGGAACAATCCGTGAGGTTCACGACGGCATTCATCGCGGCCACGGCAATACCGCAATCGTTGAACTGACAGTTGGTCAGGGAATCACTCGACGCCGACGCCCGAATCGCCACCGATGCGTTCTCGAACACGCAGTTCTCGAACACGTTTTCCCCGCCGTTTAGGTAAATGCCGCGCCAAGCATTCTCGGGACTGCTATCCACCCCTACGAACCGAATGGGATTTGCCGGTGATTCAGAAATTGCAGTGATTTGACCGCCATCTTCCACAACGATGCGACCACCCGGTTCGATCTCGATTTCAAGAGATGCCGATGGATCATCACTTAACATAATATCCAAGCGGCCGTGACGAGGAACAACGATTGCGCCCTGCGATGAGATTCTCAAGCGAAGAGGAAGCACATCGGCACGAATTTCGACGGCATGAGATGCCTTGAATTTGCGGTTGATGACAAGTGGAATCCCATCCCCGCTGAGATCTATGGTGTTGTCTATCATCAGACATCCCAGTAGGGCGACATCAGCAGGTTCCGCGCTGGGAGCGACAAGAATCGCAGCCAATGAATTGGGAGCTCCCCATCCCCAGCTGTTGGTATGACCCCGATATCCTTGAGAGCCAAGTGCAGGATTGAAGCACGTCATCTTGATTGCATTGCAGATCTCTGTGGCGGTCAGATCCGGTGCCGATGACCAGACCAATGATGCGAGTCCTGCTACATTTGCAGCGGCTGCGCTGGATCCGCCTACCCAACTCCAGTCCCATGTTTGGCAGCCGTGGCTGATCAGTTCATTCAGCGCTCCTCCACGTGGGCAATCTGCTGCAGAGGAGGTCTCGGTTGCACATCGGATGTCAGAGTTGTTGAAAGGAGGGGAGTAGTCTGGAGAATGGCAACGGTCCACGCCACCTGGACCACGAAGAGTCATAAATTCGCTTCCCGGACTCCCTTGAGCAAAATCACCCTGCGACGTATATGACGCTACAGCCAGGACATTGGGATATCCGTTCTCGTATCCTGAATTTCTTCCGCAACCCGCGAAAAAGGCGGGAAAGCCGATGTCCTCGTAGAACGTTGAACGACCGGTTGGAAACACGAATAAGACGTTGTGCTCGAGTCCATATAGAATTGCGTCTTCGTAGGCGGTAGGATATGGCCCAAGCGCCGTTTCGCAGTCGGTGATGGGATCATCCAGTGGTGGGGTTGCCCATGCCAGAAGTAAAATTTTATTGATGCTCGGTTCGTAATTACTTATCGCCGTAACAGCCGGTACCCATGCGCTAAGAAAATCACGCCAGTCTGGCCCCCGATGCCATATCTTTGAGATAAGAATTGAGGATTCGCTATTGATTCCCGCGATCCCGAACTCTTCATCAACTATTGCACCAACAAGACCCGCCATTATCGTCTCATGACCGTGGTAGTCGTGCCAAGAATAGTTGCGACTTGCAAACCACCTGTCCATATAGAAATGCTCTATCCTTGTGCTCCCGTTGTAAGCATTGAAGAAATCAGGATGTTCTTCGCACTCAGGACAGCCCCAGAAAGGAAAGAAATCGGGGGGGGCAGGCGGGAGAACCGGTCCCTACCACGTTGATAGCACAGCTCTGATTTCCTCGTGTTATTTGCCATGCTTTGACGAGGTTGAATCCCCGTCCTGTTTGAGGCGGGAAAGGCCATTCGTCAGGCACGTAGCTCAAGTACGGGCGCTGATCAGGCCACAGTTCATCCCAAGGTTCCCATTCCTCAAGGCAAGGTTCGACAACCAAATCCGGGTGCGCTCCATCAATCCATGGAGATGATCTCAGAAAAGAGACGACTTGAGTGAGGTTTGACGGAGATGGCAGCTCATAGAGTATCCAGCCGGGAAGCGGTGTGTCGGCCGTGTCTGCACCAAGTGTTTGTTCGATAGCCTCAACGGTATCATATGGAACGGACGGCTTGTACTTTACGAAGACCCTGTCACATGCAACAAGGAATGTCGCTTTTTGATCAACGAAGAAAGTGTCAACACAAGAACCTTCAGGTGCCAATTCGGCTCTTGCTGAAGTGAAAAAGCCGAACATCGTGATTAGGACGAGAAGAATCGCGAACATGGTTACCTCCTTTAGGTCGGATAGACCAGTTGCCGATCATACCCAGAATACTGACCACGCCCAACAGAATTCCTTGATAAGGGCTATTTGACGACGACAATCCGTGTTTTCCATGTTCCCACAGGTGAACCAATCTGCAAGAAATATGAGCCCTGAGGCAGATTGGGAATCACGACCTGTATCTTTGTCTCCCGAGCACCTTGTGCAGGCTGTGCGGGGAAAGCCCAGACTTGTCTTCCCAGAAGGTCGAACAAGACAATTTTCGGTTCGCCCCCCACGATTGTTGGAATTTCGATAGTAAGGTTGTGCCCCACCGAAATTGGAGCCGGAAAAATTCGTAACACTTGTTGATATGCCTCCGCGGGCCGTCGAGGATCTATTGCGTTGCCTCTCCGCAGCCTCCCGATTCCCCGCTCGGAAGGACCTTCCGAAAGCGGGTAGGCGCCGGTCGCGTAGATCCAGTCGCGGGAAGGATCATACCCGATGATATTCTTGAAGAACACACCGATGGGACCGCCCCACAGTGGTATCCATGACTGTCCGTTATCCGTGCTCTCAAAGACCGTGTCCACGATAGTGTAGAACAGATGTCCCGGTT contains:
- a CDS encoding S8 family serine peptidase encodes the protein MDRWFASRNYSWHDYHGHETIMAGLVGAIVDEEFGIAGINSESSILISKIWHRGPDWRDFLSAWVPAVTAISNYEPSINKILLLAWATPPLDDPITDCETALGPYPTAYEDAILYGLEHNVLFVFPTGRSTFYEDIGFPAFFAGCGRNSGYENGYPNVLAVASYTSQGDFAQGSPGSEFMTLRGPGGVDRCHSPDYSPPFNNSDIRCATETSSAADCPRGGALNELISHGCQTWDWSWVGGSSAAAANVAGLASLVWSSAPDLTATEICNAIKMTCFNPALGSQGYRGHTNSWGWGAPNSLAAILVAPSAEPADVALLGCLMIDNTIDLSGDGIPLVINRKFKASHAVEIRADVLPLRLRISSQGAIVVPRHGRLDIMLSDDPSASLEIEIEPGGRIVVEDGGQITAISESPANPIRFVGVDSSPENAWRGIYLNGGENVFENCVFENASVAIRASASSDSLTNCQFNDCGIAVAAMNAVVNLTDCSINGGGYGVLAACDSRVTLTNCTIRLASRSGLWLNGFSSCVLDRTIFEENGDTPNNTYFYGGIRNTFGTLTLHCVISRDNYGPGLSALGGHTRMAPATNETGKNTFVNNRPPESQPRAQIYFDNAQFQLCNGRNKVCGPDGWQIMDATPTWHDVTNNYWCDVHLYPAAYENNGDDIAAQDDRCGLGNLGYCMPTIAAALFDEAWIEENTMLYQEAYDGYKYILETYPESPEAKLCPERMMACENGLGQEWEDRRTYFLEVADTTKDPGLEFEAKASAAWCLVEMEMYEDAQNEFLAMLNEADTDYKYQKAALLDLMVELKQAPWDTIGSLDAAPDEDRLLTVLDRMEAVLNGRTHDAPRVSVPTAYKLYQNYPNPFNPTTVIRFDLPEAARVELTIFNIMGQRVATLADELRQAGSHTVTWNGQTGSGVQAAAGIYVYRLRAGDFVASRKMILLK